The Kordia sp. SMS9 DNA window TATAATCTTGCGTGTCTAAAATAGTGACATTGTCAAACTCAAATGTTTGATCGTATAGTTTGATGATGGAACTGTTTGCCAAATCTAAATCGACATTTAAATACGGAATGTACAATCCGCCAGCGAGCATGCTTAATTGTCCGTTGATTGCAGGATTGTTGAGGTTTCCAACAACTTTGGCTTCTCCTGAAATGAAACCGCGAATATCCGTAATGACATCTTCACCAAGCGGACTGAATGGTGATATGTCGAACTTATCAATCACTGCATCTACGTTAATTGTGTTGCTATTGTTGGCAACATTGATAGAACCAACTGCTGTTAAAGATTTCAGCGATTCATTCACTAATTTTGCATCCACGTCAAATTGTTCTAGTTGATCATCACCCGTAATATCAATGGTTAAATCGCCCAACATTTTATTGTTGACTTCCAAGCTGGCAATGTCAAGATTTGATTTTGGCACATATCCACCATTGATTTGCTTGATATCCAATTTTCCATTGACTTTTCCGCCCAAGCGAATACTATCAATAGAAGGTGTTATTTTTTCTAAACCAACATTGATAAACTGTAGGTTGATGTTTTTATTATTTTCGCCTAAAAGTTCGCCTTCTAGGTCAATTTCTTCATTTTGGTGACTCATCACAATTTTTTCAATGAAGATGGAATCGAATTTTTTGTCGAAGATAAATCTGTTTTTGCGATCGTTTTTCGCATTGACAAACCATTTGTTTCCACGAAAAGAAACATCTGATTTTTTGAGTCCCACAACGGATTTATTCAAGCTATCAATTGTGTGGTAAAAGTTTAAGTTGTACTTGTCTTCAAAGCCTTTTCCTCCTTTAAATACCGTTCTAAAGAAGAGTGTGTCATTCAAGGTTTTATTAATCAAACTGAAATCTTGTGCATCATACCATTCGGTAGTTACATTGGCAACTTCGATATAGGTATTGAAAATTGGGTTTTTATTGTCAATTGTAATTTCCACATTGTCAATCGTACTTTCATACGCGATAATTTGTGGCGTTTTAAAGGTCAGATTGAATTTATTCTGATCGCCATAAATACTCCCGCGAAGCCACGTATTTTTTGACAATTCTACCTCTGGCAAAAACACGTCTACAATTTTATTGTAAATTCGGAAGTTGAATGTTAAGTATTGATTCGGAAGAACTTCAATTGGTCTGTAATTGGTGTAAATGCTTCCTACGGAATTTTGCACAAGATCCAACACTTCCTTAAAGTGAAAACGTCCTATGACAGTTCCTCCAATAATATCAGGCGAATCTACTGTGAGCGTACGAATGTCTTGATTAAATTCAGAATGAATACTAAAGTTTTCAAACGCGTATGTCGAATTTTGATTCCTGTATGATATTTTCTTAAAGAAGATATCGCCTTCCATATCATCAATCGTATTTCCTACTAAATCCAACACCATATCGCCTTGTAAGACTGATATTTTGTCACGTTTTACAAAATTGATTCTATTTAAATCTAAGGTATTGATAGAAGCGTTGAATCGAAATTCATTTACATCGCCCGCAAAGTTTGCCAATCCTTGAAAGTTGAAGTTTGCATTGGGATCTTTGGAGACTAAATTTCCATCAAATAGTTGATCTTTTAACACTCCAGATACATTCAAATTGTTGTACACATAGTCATTGTAACTCATTGCCGTCACGACTCCCACAACTTCAGTGTTTAGGCTTTCTTCAGTAAATCCTTTTCCATCTACAAACAAATCAGCCGAAACCATTCCTAATAAAGGATCTTCTACATATACACCAATATCAAAATTTACAAGCTTAATATCTCCAACATACAACGCATTTTCACTATTGTCCACATTTGTCATATTGATCGCCAACTCGGTATCTCCAATTTCCGTAGCAATATTGACTTGTGCATCAATGATATTTTCTTTGATTTCTACCAAACCGTTTAAGTTAAATTGCCCCAAACGATTTAAGGAAGAAGGTACATTTTTCCCAATTATTTTTGGAAGCAACGTACTCATTTGGTAATGATTGGAAGAGAAACGACTGAAATCGCCTTTCATGTAAAATTCGCGACTCGAATTGAAAAGATTCTTATACTGCACCGTTCCTTTGATGATCGTTCCTGGAGATTTAAAGTCAAAATTTTTGGTAGTAAAATCATTTAAAACACCCGTCATTTCCGTGCTGAATGTTCCTTTTTTGTTTCCAAATTCATCATAAAAATAATTGAGTTCGCTAAAATCAATTTCAGAATCCTTAAAACTTGCGGTGAGTTGTACTTTATCTAAAAATTGGGCAAAATCCTTTCGTTCGTAATCAAACACAACAACACCTTTGAGATGCGAATTTTTTGTTTTGATCTCCAAATCGTCAAAGCGCATTTGTGTCAACGAATAATGAAATATGGTATTCATTTCATTCACGCGCAAACCGTGCGTATCCAAAAACGTTAAACCATCTACATCTCCCGACACATTGGGACCTCTTACTTCAAAATCATATACATTTCCAGAAAGCTCTTCGAAATCGAGCATATTGGGTGTTTGATTGTTTTGATCTTTGTATCTGAATTTACTATCTCTTAATTTTATTTTAGAACTTGTTAAAAGGAAATTAGAAGGTGTTCCATCGGAAGGTTCCGAATCGAGTTTTGCGATAAAAACATCAAGTGTGGTATCGGTAGAATCTTTTTCTGTGTTTATATTTAGTGTCAAACCATCTATTGTAACCGTGCCAAATTCCAGTTTACTATTGATTGCATTGTTAAAACTCAATACCGAAGTTTCTAGGGCGTTGATATGAATTAATGTATCCTTTAGGTAATCTTTTATGTAAATGTTTTTTAGTGAAATGTCGCCGTTCCACTTTAAACCAATACGATCAATGTTAATATCTGTATCGTACTTTTCATTCAGCCAATCAGTCGCTTCTTTTCCAATAGCTGTTTGTACTGCCGGGATCGAGAAAATAATCACCAATAACAAAAATAGCAATATGATAACTGCTAGGATTCGTTTGATTATTTTCCAGACTCTTTTGATGATTTTTTTAATTTAAAATTGTTGGTTGTTTAACATTGCAAATTCACAAAAAAATTATTACAAAACACGATGTTTAGCATATCTTTGTGACTTTATATCAATTTTTATGCCTTTTCTAACGTATGAGTTCAAAAGACATCTATATTTTAGCCATTGAATCGTCTTGTGATGATACTTCTGCCGCTGTTTTACGAAACGGAAAAGTATTGTCAAATGTGATTGCCAATCAAAAAATACACGAAGCGTATGGCGGCGTTGTTCCCGAATTAGCGTCAAGAGCACATCAGCAAAATATTGTTCCTGTTGTACATCAAGCATTGGCTACTGCAAATATCGACAAAAAACAGTTAAATGCCATAGCTTTTACGCGTGGCCCAGGATTGATGGGATCATTACTGGTAGGAACTTCGTTTGCAAAATCTTTATCGCTTGGTTTGAATATTCCATTGATTGAAGTAAATCACATGCAAGCACACATTTTGGCACATTTTATTGAAGATGAAGCGCAAACAATTCCGAAGTTTCCTTTTTTAGCAATGACGATTTCGGGTGGACATACGCAAATTGTGGTGGTCAAAGATCATTTTGAGATGGAAGTCATCGGTGAAACGATTGATGATGCTGTGGGCGAAGCGTATGATAAAAGCGGGAAAATTTTAGGACTCACCTATCCTGCGGGACCGATTATTGATACATTGGCGAATGAAGGAAATCCGAAAGCGTTTCCATTTCCAAAACCGAGAGTTGAAGGCTTAAATTTTAGCTTTTCAGGATTGAAAACTTCTATTTTGTATTTTGTGCAGAAGCAAACCAAAGCGAATCCAAATTTTGTGGAAGAGAATTTGAAAGATATTTGCGCATCTATTCAATATACGATTGTGAATATTATTCTCGATAAACTGAAAAAAGCATCCAAACAAACTGGCATCAAAACCATTGCCATTGGTGGTGGAGTTTCCGCAAATTCTGCGATACGAAAAGCGTTGAAAGATGGCGAACAAAAATACGGTTGGACAGCACACATACCAAAGTTTGCCTACACAACCGATAATGCTGCGATGATTGGTATTGTTGGCTATTTGAAATATTTGAAAGAAGATTTTACTGATGAAGCTGTGACGGCGAATTCTAGGTTTAAGTTTTAGGTCTTGGGTTTTAGGTATTAAAATATAATTTCCAATTTTACAATTCAACATTCAACATTTAACATTCATAATTTAAAAGCATGCAACTGTTTTACACACCAGCGTTAACACCAGACACAAAACACTATACGTTTTCCAAAGAAGAAAGCAAGCATATTGTACGTGTGTTGCGCAAACGTGAAGATGATGTATTGCAGATTACCAATGGAAAAGGCACTATTTTTTCGGCAAAAATTACACTGGCAGATCAGAAGAATTGTAGGGTTGCCATCATTTCGTATGAGTTTCAAAAGGCAAAAAATTACAAACTGCATTTGGCGGTTGCGCCCACAAAAATGAACGATCGATATGAATGGTTTTTGGAGAAAGCTACCGAAATCGGAATTGATACGATTACGCCAATTATTTGCGATCGCTCGGAACGAAAAGTGATCAAAGCAGAACGTTTTGAAAAAATTATACAATCTGCCACCAAACAATCGTTGAGTGCCTATTTTCCAAAGCTCAACCCTGCCATTTCCTTTTCAAACTTCATAAGTACGCACCAAAATGAACAATTGTTTATTGCACATTGCGAAGAAGATGATAAAAAATCGCTTAAAGAGATTTTAAAAACTCAAAAAGACGTTACTATTTTAATTGGTCCAGAAGGTGACTTTTCTACCAAAGAAATCGCGCTGGCAATTGAACATAATTACGTTCCAGTTACGTTAGGCGATACGCGATTACGTACGGAAACTGCCGCTATTGTCGCATGTCATTCTGTGGCGTTTTTGAATCAGTCGTAGTTGTAAATATATCTAGTTAAAAACGTCAGTTCGAGTGGATTTGTGTAACAAATTTGTATCGAGAACTGCTTCGAAGCTATATTTTTTAAGTGCTTCTCGATACTAAATTTCTATCAAAATTTCACCCGAAGTGACACATATCTAATGTATTAATTTGAAAATATAGCAATGTGTCAATTACTTTCTAATAACAATTACCTACAAAAGAGACATTCGTGAATTCGCGGCAATCCTGTTCTTCAAATAACGAAAATTAGATACAATAGCGAGATTACCAAGCCTTCGCTAGTAATGACGTTTCAGAGATTTTATTAAAATCGCTTGCTTTTGTCATAGAAATTGGAGTGACGGTTTGAAGTTTCAACACAAAGTAATTTGTGGACATATACATAAATCATACACAGAAAAGATGATTCGTGTATTCGTGACAAAAAAATAATAGGAATCGAAAAAACGTTTGTAAATTACATTACAGGGATGTTAAACAAGAAACAGATTGCCACGTCGCAAGCTTCTCGCAAAGACGTTTCAAGAAAATCCCAAAAAACTCACCTACTCACCTACTCACCTACTAACAGCAAAGCGAAGCAATACTAATAATTCAATCTAGCCGCACTCAGAATATCTTTCTCATCATTTTCTAAAATAAAAAACACGCTTAATTCATCATTTTCAATGACGATTTTGGGAATGTCAATGCTGTAATTTCCGTGTTTGTTAACTTGCGTTAGATAGTTCTCATTAACAACTATATTGTGGTTTTTTAAGATTCTTCTGGCGTTTTCTCCGCGTTGTACGTTGGTTGTACGTTCTTTGATTGCCAACACAACGCGCGCATTGGTGTTGGTAACGTTTCCGTTGATCGAATAGTTGAATGTGATCTTGTTTGCAGCTTTTTCTTTCGCGCCAAGCAAAATACTATATTGAGAAATCTCCTTTTTGTATTCTTTTATTTTCGCATACATTTTTGCACGATTGGAACCGACAAAATGCTCCTTTCCATTAACTACAACCGCAGGCGTATAAATTTGATTGTCCCTAAATTTTTGTGCATACACTCGCTGCTTTTCGGTATATTCTTTGTTGCTAAACGGATCTGTCCAACCGATATAATTCCAGTAATCTACATGATATGATAGTGTAAAAACGTTGTCTTTTACAAACTCTCTGCTTACTTTTTCAAGCAATGCATCCGCACTAGGACAACTAGAACAACCTTGAGAAGTAAATAGTTCTAAAACGACAGAAGATGTGTGTTTTTCATCTGTAATATTTGTAAAAGAGACTAAAAATACGAGTGTAAAAAGTGAAAGTGTTATTAAATATTTTCGTTTCATGTTTTGAAAGTTTACCTTGCAGTATATAAGACGATTTTACATGAAGAAGCTTACGGTACTTTTATTTTTATTGAGTTTTTCGTTCGTGCAAGCGCAGGAAGTTGCCATTTTAAAATACGGCGGTGGCGGCGATTGGTATTCGAATCCGACAGCATTACCCAATTTGATCAAATTCTGCAATCAGAATATAAATACAGCTATTAAAGCCAAGCCACAAACTGTGGAAGTTGGCAGTACCGATTTGTTTCAGTTTCCGTTTGTACACATGACGGGACATGGAAATGTATTTTTTTCGGAAGATGATGCTGAAAATCTACGTAAGTATTTAACTTCTGGCGGATTTGTGCATATTGATGATAATTACGGCATGAACAAATACATACGAAAAGAGTTAAAAAAAGTGTTTCCGAATCAAGAATTGCGTGAAATTCCTGCCACACATCCTATTTTTCAGCAGCCGTATTCGTTCCCGAAAGGATTGCCAAAAATTCATGAACACGACGGATTGCGTCCGCAAGCATTGGGATTGTTCTACGAAAATAGATTGGTCTTATTGTTTACCTTTGAAAGCGATTTAGGTGATGGTTGGGAAAATAAGGAAATTCACAACGATGCTGATGAAGTTCGCTTGAAAGCCTTGCAAATGGGCGCGAATATTGTCAATTATGCTTTTAAACATTAAAAAATCATGAAACTTAGTTATTATTGTTCTTCTCTTTCCTGTGGTAAGATTAATTATATACGTGTGGATGCTGACAACCGATATGATTTAAAAGATGAAATTGGTTTAGAATTTAATGAACGCTGCAAACATTGCGGAAAACATACCAAAAAGCACATCAACCGACTCCATGGAGAAGTAAATAATATAATATTAGTAATTGCTGTCCTCATTTCCATCGCTGCCACACTAGTTCTCTGGCATTTAGGGTTCATTTGGGGAGCCGTCACCTTCGGAATTCCCTTCATTGCATGGCAAATTGAGAAAAAAAAAGTAAGTGACTTTAATAAATTGATGATTAACTAATACATGTCACAACTCACACATTATACTACCAATTTTAAAAAACGAACATTTCCTATCGTTTTAGTGTCCGATCAAGTATCGAATGCGCCCAATATTGGATCGTTGTTTCGTATTTGCGATGCTTTTGGTGTGGAAAAAATAGTGTTTTGCGGGGAAAATATTCCTGTGTTTGGCAGAAAAATGACGAAAACTTCCCGCGCCACAGAAAAAGTCGTGCCGTTTGAAATTACAACAGATATTCATCCTGTGATTACACAATTACAAAAAGAAAATTACACGATCATTTCCTTAGAAATTACAGAAAACAGTCAATCCGTACAAACGCTTGATTTCTCAAAATTTGAAAAAATTGCATTGGTCATTGGTGATGAAAATTTTGGTGTGAATCCAGAAACCATCTACGAATCAGATACAGTGATACATATTGACATGTTTGGTCAAAATAGTAGCATGAATGTCGTACAAGCCACCAATATTGTGTTGTATGAAATCACAAAACAGCGAATCCTTGCAAACTAATTATATTGTATTAATTTTAATGTCAAACTTGTGAAGATGACTCCTAACACCATTGCCAACGGAATTTTAAAAGCACTTGCTATTATTTTAGGCGTGTTTTTGCTATTATATTTTCTGTATAAAATTCAAATAGTCATCGTATATATTACCGTTGCAGCTGTGTTAAGCTTGATTGGACGACCAGCCGTTCGGTTTTTGAAACGACGTTTAAAATTCAACAATACAGTCGCCGTCATTTTTACGATGTTTCTTCTGATTTCTTTATTTCTTGGATTGATTTCCTTGTTTATCCCACTCATTGAAGACCAAGGAACAAAATTATCATTGTTTGATATTGGAGAATTGCAGGCAAAAATGGAAAGCATGTATGTGCAAATACAGGAATACTTTACGGGAAAAGGCTTTAAAATGGAGAAATCCATGGATAAATCTAAAATCTTTTCAAAAATTGACTACTCGGTCATTCCTAGTTTTTTCAACTCGCTCATTGGCGGATTGGGAGAATTTAGCATTGGATTGCTTTCGGTACTTTTCATCTCCTTCTTTTTACTGAAAGACAGTCAATTACTGCAAGAAAGTGTTTTGGTTTTATTCCCAGATAATAAAGAAAAACGCCTAGAAAAATCATTCGAAAAAATAAAAGATTTGTTATCTCGCTATTTTGTGGGATTGTTGTTTCAAATATTAATTCTCTTTATTTTTTACACAATTATCTTGTTGATTTTCGGAATTGACAATGCTATTGTGATTGCATTTTTATGCGCGTTAATTAACTTAATTCCGTACGTTGGTCCACTATTTGGCGGAATCATTATGATGTTATTATGTTTTATTAGCGGCATCGAAACAGATCCTGACGGAAATATTGTTAACAATTTTAGCACGGTTATTTTACCAAACACTATTGGCGTAATGATCTTTTTCCTTGTCGGACAATTACTAGACAACTTTATAAGTCAACCTTTAATATTTTCTAATTCTGTAAAATCGCATCCGCTAGAAATTTTCTTAGTCATTGTTATTTGGGGAATTTTATTTGGAATCATCGGAATGGTAGTTGCTGTGCCATCATACACCGCTTTGAAGGTGATTTTGAAAGAATTTTTGTCAGATAATAAAATTGTTCAATCCATTACAAAAGATATGTAACTTTTGAATTTAGCCATACTTCAACCTGAAATTCAACAATTTATCAACGATCATTTAAAAACTGATCCTACAAAGTTATTGTTGAAACACAAAGAACTTTCGGGCATTCCATTTGCCGAAATTATGGCGCAAATTCAAGCAAAAGCAAAATGTGAAAAAAAATTGCCGACTTGGTTTTCTGCTAAAAATATTTACTATCCCAACAAACTCAACATTGAACAAACTTCCTCTGAAAAAACGGCAAATTACAAAGCTAACATCCTAAAAGGAAACTCGTTAATTGATCTTACGGGCGGATTTGGTGTGGATTGTTACGCTTTCGCGAAGAAATTTAGAAAGGTGACACACTGTGAAATTTCACCTCAACTTTCGGAAATCGTTGCGCATAATTACAAAATTCTCAAGGTAGAAAATGTGGAAACCATAGCACAAAACGGAATTGACTATGTACAACAAACTTCGCAAACTTTTGATTGTATCTATGTTGATCCATCTCGGAGAAACGATGTAAAAGGAAAAGTTTTTTTGTTAGAAGATTGTTTGCCTGATGTCGTTTCGCATCAAGAAATCCTATTGAAGCACGCAAATACTGTTTTGATCAAAACATCTCCTTTATTAGATATTACCAATGGTGTACGCGTATTAAAACATGTCAAAGAAATTCATGTAGTTGCTGTTCAGAATGAAGTCAAAGAACTAGTATGGTTGCTTGATAAAAATTCCAAAGGTGATGATATTGCTATCAAAACGGTGAACCTAACTACTAAAGAAACGGAGTCTTTTAATTTTCAACTTTCAGAAGAAAGGCAAACTGAAGTTTGCTTCGGACTTCCTAAAAAATATTTGTACGAACCCAATGCGGCAATTATGAAAGCTGGCGGATTTTCTAGCATTGCCAATTCGTTTCAACTTGAAAAATTACATCCACATTCGCACTTGTACACTGCAAATGAGTTGATTGACTTTCCAGGAAGGCGTTTTGAAGTTCAAAAAATAGTGCCTTTCAACAAAAAAGTATTCAAAAAAGAGCTACATTTATCCAAAGCAAATATTACGACACGCAATTTTCCTGTTTCGGTAGCTGCCATTCGTAAAAAATTAACACTTGCCGACGGTGGTACTGACTTTTTGTTTGCAACTACCTTACTTTCAGAGAACAAAGTGATCCTACATTGTATAAAAGTGTAGCAAAAATCTCAAAAAAAATCGCTTTTACGGTTTTACCGTAGCTTTTATAACATGACACCTTATCTTATACTTGAGACTTCTCCCTACATTTGAATCATGCAATACAGTTTTAGGGATTTAGGGGAATCCACTATACTTTGGGGAACTTTGAAAAAAGTTCCCCTTACTTCTTTTATAGGGTTCACGGATTGAACGTAAAACCAATTGTGAAATTTTCTTTCATTTTAAGTTTTCCACCGAACAAAATTACCTTTGAACGAATTGACCATTATTTTTGCATAGCGAAATTCTTATTTTTTATCAAAAACCTACATTTGAGCATACTTTTAGGTAACTAGTATATAACGATACTTAAAGCCGCATCTATAAAAAGATGCGGTCTTTTTGTTTTTGGTTGGTGTTGTAATCCAATTTTGATGAAATCCATTTCAAAAAAAGATTTTTTTACTATAGATATTTCCTACAATTAGTAGCATTAGTCGAAAAAATGTGGAGTTGGTAGAAAGAAAAGTAAATTATATCGTTTTGTCTTCTGTATTCGATAGCTTTACTTGCTAATTAGATAATCAATCTATTAAAAGTTAAGTGTCTAACATTCAAATTAGAAATCTTTATGTAATTTCTAAGCCGAAAACACACAAAGATTTCTAAAAAATAGCAAATAAAAATTCGGTAACCGAATTTTTACTAGGTTGTATGTAAATACAACTTTTCTAAGGGAGGTTTATGGTAGGGCCTCCCTTTTTTTAATGAAACTTATTTTTAAAAAGTCTGAAAGACGCATTTAAAAATAATAGTTGGACTAATCCCGTTGCAGAACGGATCTCTTCTTTAATACATACGATTTACGATTGTTGATTTTTTTTGAAACGTATTTGCAAAAAATTCAGAGAAACTCTTAGCAATCTATTTATTTTAAACCAACTATCTTCTTCTCACAGAAACAGACTACCGCGTATCAAACAGGAAAGCGGATATAAAATTTAACAAAAATTATTTTCCAAAACCAAAAACATATTCTAATATTGCAATATGGGAATAACTAAAACAACTGGATTTTCAGAAGAAGTCAACACAATGGCAGAAACACTCAAAGCATTAGGACATCCTGCGCGTTTGTCCATTATGCACTATTTAGCCAACAGTCCATCGTGCATCTGTAATGATATTGTATTGGAATTGCCGCTGGCACAACCCACGATTTCCAGACATTTATCAGAATTAAAAAAAGTAGGATTGATTCAAGGGGAAATTTCAGGTAAAAATATTTGCTATTGTATCAATTTACAGAAATGGCAAGAAGTATTGCAGTATTTAGATATGATTACTGCTTCCCTATCCAACACCAAAAAATGCTAACGATTTAAAACACCTAACAATGAAACTATCACAAGTAAAAAAACATTTACAGTCTTTAGAACAACTCGATTTTTATTTACCAAACTCTCAAAAAGTGGAAAGTCATTTTCATGTAACCGAAGTGGGCATGATCGACAAACATTTTATTGATTGCGGCGGCGTAGTGCGTCATGAAAAAGTAGTCAACTTTCAATTGTGGTCTGCTGACGATGTAGATCACCGATTGGAACCAAAAAAGTTGATGAACATCATTGAACTTTCTGAAAAAGTATTAGGCATTGAAGATTTGGAAGTTGAGGTAGAATATCAAGCAGAAACTATTGGCAAATATGGATTGGATTTTAACAAAAATCACTTTGTATTAACTATGAAACAAACCGATTGTTTGGCAAAAGACAATTGCGGAATTCCAGCGCAAAAACCAAAGATGAAATTGTCAGAATTACAAGCACAAATAAGCAGTGGCTGCGATCCGAATTCTGGTTGTTGCTAAGAAATTGGGAATAAATGACATTCTTACAGTTCATATTGCAAAAAAACTATAACTTTGGCGCAAATTTTTTGAGCTATTTACACAAACAAAGTTATAGTAATGGATAAAGAACTTACAATTGTCGTTCCTGTTTATAATGAAGAAGATAATTTAGAAAGAGTTGAAAAAGAACTCGGTGCGTATGCCGCTTCTGCAAAAATTCCTGTCAAAATTTTGTTTGTAAATGATGGTTCTAAAGATAAAAGTCAGGAAATGATTGAAAAGATTTGCCAAAATAGCGACATTTTCAATTTTATCTGCTTTGCGGAAAATCGCGGATTGAGTGCTGCTATTAAAGCAGGATTTGACAATACGGAAACGAGTTTAGTTGGTTATATTGATTCCGATTTGCAAACAGCTCCAGCAGATTTTGATTTACTCCTAGAACACATTGACGAGTTTGCATTGGTGACAGGCGTTCGTGCCAACCGAAAAGATTCATTCGTCAAAAATATGTCTTCAAAAATTGCCAATGGCATTCGCAGAACATTTACCAAAGATGGTATGGACGATACAGGTTGTCCGCTAAAAATCATCAAAACTGACTATGCCAAACGCATTCCGATGTTTAAAGGCTTGCATCGTTTTTTACCTGCCATGATTTTGCTACAAGAAGGGAAAATTAAACAAATTCCTGTGCAACACTTTCCACGAATTGCTGGAGAAGCCAAATACGGTTTATGGAATCGTTTATTAGGTCCGTTAATGGATTGTTTTGCGTATGTGTGGATGAAGAAAAAGTACATCAACTATTCTATTGCGAAAAAAGGATGATGACGTGGCTCATTTTCGGAATTGGTGGACTTGCGCAATTATTATTTTCTGCAAGAACCTTATTGCAATGGGTAATTTCTGAGCGAAACAAAAAAGTGTTAACGCCAGCGTTGTTCTGGAAAATAAGTCTCATTGCTTCCTTCCTACTCTTTGTCTATGGCTATCTACGAAACGATTTTGCCATCATGTTAGGTCAAGTGTTAACGTATTTCATTTACG harbors:
- a CDS encoding TrmH family RNA methyltransferase; protein product: MSQLTHYTTNFKKRTFPIVLVSDQVSNAPNIGSLFRICDAFGVEKIVFCGENIPVFGRKMTKTSRATEKVVPFEITTDIHPVITQLQKENYTIISLEITENSQSVQTLDFSKFEKIALVIGDENFGVNPETIYESDTVIHIDMFGQNSSMNVVQATNIVLYEITKQRILAN
- a CDS encoding AI-2E family transporter; amino-acid sequence: MTPNTIANGILKALAIILGVFLLLYFLYKIQIVIVYITVAAVLSLIGRPAVRFLKRRLKFNNTVAVIFTMFLLISLFLGLISLFIPLIEDQGTKLSLFDIGELQAKMESMYVQIQEYFTGKGFKMEKSMDKSKIFSKIDYSVIPSFFNSLIGGLGEFSIGLLSVLFISFFLLKDSQLLQESVLVLFPDNKEKRLEKSFEKIKDLLSRYFVGLLFQILILFIFYTIILLIFGIDNAIVIAFLCALINLIPYVGPLFGGIIMMLLCFISGIETDPDGNIVNNFSTVILPNTIGVMIFFLVGQLLDNFISQPLIFSNSVKSHPLEIFLVIVIWGILFGIIGMVVAVPSYTALKVILKEFLSDNKIVQSITKDM
- a CDS encoding helix-turn-helix transcriptional regulator; its protein translation is MGITKTTGFSEEVNTMAETLKALGHPARLSIMHYLANSPSCICNDIVLELPLAQPTISRHLSELKKVGLIQGEISGKNICYCINLQKWQEVLQYLDMITASLSNTKKC
- a CDS encoding DUF6428 family protein, whose protein sequence is MKLSQVKKHLQSLEQLDFYLPNSQKVESHFHVTEVGMIDKHFIDCGGVVRHEKVVNFQLWSADDVDHRLEPKKLMNIIELSEKVLGIEDLEVEVEYQAETIGKYGLDFNKNHFVLTMKQTDCLAKDNCGIPAQKPKMKLSELQAQISSGCDPNSGCC
- a CDS encoding RsmD family RNA methyltransferase codes for the protein MNLAILQPEIQQFINDHLKTDPTKLLLKHKELSGIPFAEIMAQIQAKAKCEKKLPTWFSAKNIYYPNKLNIEQTSSEKTANYKANILKGNSLIDLTGGFGVDCYAFAKKFRKVTHCEISPQLSEIVAHNYKILKVENVETIAQNGIDYVQQTSQTFDCIYVDPSRRNDVKGKVFLLEDCLPDVVSHQEILLKHANTVLIKTSPLLDITNGVRVLKHVKEIHVVAVQNEVKELVWLLDKNSKGDDIAIKTVNLTTKETESFNFQLSEERQTEVCFGLPKKYLYEPNAAIMKAGGFSSIANSFQLEKLHPHSHLYTANELIDFPGRRFEVQKIVPFNKKVFKKELHLSKANITTRNFPVSVAAIRKKLTLADGGTDFLFATTLLSENKVILHCIKV
- a CDS encoding glycosyltransferase; the encoded protein is MDKELTIVVPVYNEEDNLERVEKELGAYAASAKIPVKILFVNDGSKDKSQEMIEKICQNSDIFNFICFAENRGLSAAIKAGFDNTETSLVGYIDSDLQTAPADFDLLLEHIDEFALVTGVRANRKDSFVKNMSSKIANGIRRTFTKDGMDDTGCPLKIIKTDYAKRIPMFKGLHRFLPAMILLQEGKIKQIPVQHFPRIAGEAKYGLWNRLLGPLMDCFAYVWMKKKYINYSIAKKG